In candidate division KSB1 bacterium, the genomic stretch GAAAAGTTGAATCTTCCGTCCCACGATATCGTGTTAGCCAGCGAGTACTTGTTCGGCGGTGATCCCGCCGCCATCGCGCAGACTGTGGTCGATGCCTCATCCTACGCGGCGGATGACACGGCCTGTGTGCTCTGCTGTGTTCAAGGAAGCACGCGCGCCACGCTGGTCTCCGGGTTCACACTGACCGGCGGCCACGGCGTGCGCCCGCCAAATCCCGAGGACTTGCGGCGCTGGGGCGGCGGCCTCTACATCATCGATTCTCATCCGGTGATCGCCAATTGCATGATCTTCGGCAACCAGAGTGATCAGCAGTGCGCATTCTATGCCGAAGGTTCCGTCGCCCGAATCACGAACTGCGAGCTTGCGGGCAACTGCGGAGCGATCGGCGTGGGCTACTTCTTTTTCAATGGTCAGATTGGCGATTCGGCGGAGTTCATTTGGAATGATGTTCACAGCAACTACGGCTGCATGGACCTCGGCCCGGAACTCGTTGATCCGGAGATTGGGGCGCGGGAGAGCTACGTGAGTTTTCGCTACAACAGCTTTCACGATTACACGGGCTATCAGTACATCGGGATTGAGTTGTATCGCAGTCATGGCGCTATCATCGGCAATCGCTTTGAGCGGATTCACGCCCTGTCGAACAATGCGACGGTGATTAGATCGACCTTGTTCGCCCACACCATCTCTGACAATGTATTCCTCGATCTGGATTTGTCGGATGGCTCATGCATCTCACTGAGCAACAACGGGAACCTGACAAATCCGCATCGGTCGATCCTTGAGCGTAACTGGTTCGATGGCAACGTTAGCAACATCGGTATTCCCGCGATCTGGATGTCGGAGCCGAACGCGGAGATTCGCGACAATGTGATCATGAACTGCGTGGGCCAAATCGGCGCCATACAGTTGTCGCAGACGTTCGCCCAGCAGGGCTGCGCGGTGCTGATTGAGCGGAATCAATTCTGGTTCAACACGCGGGTGGGCGACTACAATATCGGGAGTGCCTTCCGATCGGTCGGGGTTGGCCCGCCCTGCATCGTGCGGAACAACTGGTTCGAGGGCAACAGCGGCATTGCCGTTGACTATGAACTCGACCCGGACACCGGCAATTACGACATGACGAACAACTATTGGGGCGATCCGTCAGGACCGTACCATCCGATTGAGAATCCTGAGGGCTTGGGAGATACCGTGGATGTGGGAATTCATGTGACACCATGGCTGACGGAGCCGCCGCAGGCCGCGCCGGATATTCGCGAGCGGCTGCATCTGAACCCCGATGAGTGGTCGCTCGATCTGCCGTTTCCGAATCCGTTCAATGCGACGACGACGATTCGTTTGATCGCACAGAAGCCGCAGCCGCTGGAAGTCGCCGTGTACAACACGCTGGGCCGACGCGTGGGTCTAATCTGGCGCGGTGTGTTGGCGAAAGACTCGCCGACGCAGGTGCAGTGGGACGGGCGCGATGATCGCGGCGTCAGCGTCGCCAGCGGCGTGTACTATGTCGTGGCCGTACCCCAAGGCTCAAGCCATTCGGCGCCGAAGACCGTGAAGGCGCTGCTGCTGCGGTAGCGACTGATTCAATCCACAACAAACAGAGGCTGCCCCGCGCGGGACAGCCTCTACTCTTATCTCAACCCAAGCGGATGCGCTAAGTCGATGCGTTCGTCGGAATGTAAACCGTTCCCGGATCGCACCGCTTCAACAGCAGGCTCCGCACGGTATGCGCCAGGTCACGCGCCGTCGCGGCCTCGCCGTTGCGGTGCGGATACGTCGCGCCCGGCGGCAGCGGAGCCGATGCTCCACCGAGTTCCGTCGCCATCTGCACAATCCGCCCGACCGCTTCCTCGGCTCGACGATGGGTGCGCGCTTCTTCATCCGGCTGCAACGCCCAAATTTGCAACCAACCGCCTTCCACCGTCCCCCAAACCGCGATCGTAAGGTTCGTATCGCGACCCATCTCCCGCGCCAACCGCTCGACCTCTTCCAAGCCCGCCGCCGGTAAGCGCAACCGCGCTTCAACCCGCGCCGGACAGAGCCGCGCCGCCGTGCGCGGCATGCGGAACACGTCCTGCCACAAGGCCTGGATCGCCTGACTGTCCGTGACCGGCGACGCGAATCGCAACCATTCCATCGGCCATTCAACCGCCGAATTCCATTCCGCCAGCAACGTGACTTCCGCGCTATCGGAAATCGTATTATCGTTCCCGCGACGAATAAAATCCGTGGCCGCTGCACCCCAATAGACGGCCGTTTCCGGCGGCGACTCCATCTCGCGCAATGTGGTCAACAACTTGGCCGCGTCGTGTGCATCGCGCAATTCAAATATCGCCGCCGTGCGCTCGGCCGGAACCGGTTCGAGCGACAGCTCCAACGACGTGATGATTCCCAGCGTGCCGAACGAACCGTACAGAAAAGGACTGACATCCGGCGCGTTCATTCCGCTCGCCGCCGAGCCCGTGCTGAACTTGCGACCGTCATAGCTCAACCAGTCCAGCGAGCGAATACTCTCCAGCAGTCCGCCATGGCCCCAAGTTCGCAAGCCCTCCCAGGCCGTGGCCACCAGTCCGCCAATGCTCTCACCGCCGGGGATCGGCCACAACGGAAGCCACCGCCTGCCCGCCCGCGCCAAATCAACCGACAGCGCCTCCGCCGACATGCCCGCGGCCACCCGCACCGAGTGTCGATCCGCCGAAAATGACGGCGGACCCGCCAGCCGCGTCGTCAGAATCAACATGTGACCGCCGAGCGCCTTCACCCCCAGCGGCCGTCCACCCGAGGACAGCGCCACTCGCATCTGCTTCTCCCCCGCAAACGCGAGCGCATCCGCGAGCTCGGCGTCTCCCGCCGGTTCCACCACGCAAGCGGGAACATCCTCCTTCGCCACTTTGCCTTTCAGCAAACTCAGGATATCCTTCTGCTCCGTGTGCAACCGGCCGTGGCGAATCTGCTCCCGCAGCTTCACGTGTTTGTCAAACCACTTCACGAGCCGCTCGTTCCCTTGCTCTCGCTCCTGCTCTCAGACTTCGTCTCGCTCCTGCTCTCGGACTTCGTCTCGCCTTTGCTCTCGGACTTGTCGGACTTCGCGGCCGGCGCGGACTCGACCGCCTCCTTCGATTTCACCGAACTCACGCCCTTCGATTCCGGACTGTGCTTCTTCGCATAATCCGTAATGTAGAATCCCGAGCCTTTGAAAATCAACCCGCTGCCCCCTGAAATCTCGCGCTCCGCGCGTCCCCCGCAAATCGGGCAAACCTCCAACGGCTCCGCCACGATGCTCTGAAATTCCTCGAAGCGATGTCCGTTCGCGCAATGATAGTCGTAGGTCGGCATAGTTCCCGCTGATCGCTTTCGTCAGTTAAGCTTCGTCAAGGCTTCGCATACCTTGCTGACACCGCGCTTGATGTTCTCATCCGAATTCGCGTAGGACAGCCGCAGACACGTCGGCGCGTGAAACGCCGAACCGGGGACCGTCGCCACGTGCACTTCTTCCAGCAGATAGCGCGCGATGTCAAGGCTGTCTTTCAAGCGATCGCCGTGCGCGTGCTTGCCGAAATAGCTCGAGATGTCCGGAAAAAAGTAGAACGCACCCTCCGGCTTCGAGACCTTGACTCCCGGGCACGAACTCAGGATCTCATAACACAAGTCGCGGCGACGCGCGAAGTCGCGAACCATTGCCGCGCTCCCGCTCTGATCGCCCGAAATCCCCTCCGCCGCCGCCTTCTGCGATATCGAACAGCACGACGACGTCATCTGGCTCTGCACGCGCAATATTCCATCGATGATCGCCGGCGGACCCGCCGCATAGCCGATTCTCCATCCCGTCATCGAATAGCACTTCGATACCCC encodes the following:
- a CDS encoding FAD-binding oxidoreductase, whose product is MKWFDKHVKLREQIRHGRLHTEQKDILSLLKGKVAKEDVPACVVEPAGDAELADALAFAGEKQMRVALSSGGRPLGVKALGGHMLILTTRLAGPPSFSADRHSVRVAAGMSAEALSVDLARAGRRWLPLWPIPGGESIGGLVATAWEGLRTWGHGGLLESIRSLDWLSYDGRKFSTGSAASGMNAPDVSPFLYGSFGTLGIITSLELSLEPVPAERTAAIFELRDAHDAAKLLTTLREMESPPETAVYWGAAATDFIRRGNDNTISDSAEVTLLAEWNSAVEWPMEWLRFASPVTDSQAIQALWQDVFRMPRTAARLCPARVEARLRLPAAGLEEVERLAREMGRDTNLTIAVWGTVEGGWLQIWALQPDEEARTHRRAEEAVGRIVQMATELGGASAPLPPGATYPHRNGEAATARDLAHTVRSLLLKRCDPGTVYIPTNAST
- a CDS encoding zinc ribbon domain-containing protein, with protein sequence MPTYDYHCANGHRFEEFQSIVAEPLEVCPICGGRAEREISGGSGLIFKGSGFYITDYAKKHSPESKGVSSVKSKEAVESAPAAKSDKSESKGETKSESRSETKSESRSESKGTSGS